A genomic region of Puniceicoccaceae bacterium contains the following coding sequences:
- a CDS encoding TonB-dependent receptor has translation MRFFPTPSLAFVLSLLPVGMASAQSDDGVTTLDPYLVRAVNVANETPLPTYANPVSLLNFAARVDVQSRNFAEAQGDVSIRGGTFENTGFTVGNLAIFDPQTGHYLTEQPIDPMMLGQPKVLTGYANFQHGFNATSGTIRFRWRPLSAPVRQLILSFGENRLNTQSLYIAEPLRSGSTQITWDAGIARSESDGSIRAGDHSFERYAARLQIRTPRSQLHLFAGYQDKFFGWPNLYTPFNVDETESIQTLLLLTDFQLQLDADSTLSLAG, from the coding sequence ATGCGATTTTTCCCAACTCCTTCCCTTGCTTTCGTGCTCAGCCTGCTGCCAGTTGGCATGGCAAGTGCGCAGTCTGATGACGGTGTTACCACGCTGGATCCCTATCTGGTACGCGCCGTCAATGTTGCCAATGAGACCCCCCTGCCCACCTATGCAAATCCCGTGTCCCTGCTCAATTTTGCAGCGCGGGTGGATGTGCAGAGTCGCAACTTCGCTGAGGCTCAGGGCGATGTCAGTATTCGCGGTGGTACCTTTGAAAACACGGGCTTTACCGTTGGCAATCTGGCCATCTTCGACCCTCAAACGGGTCACTACCTGACCGAACAACCCATCGACCCCATGATGTTGGGTCAACCCAAAGTGCTGACCGGATATGCCAATTTCCAGCATGGCTTCAATGCCACATCGGGCACAATCCGGTTTCGGTGGCGCCCCCTGTCGGCACCCGTACGCCAGCTCATTCTTTCGTTCGGCGAAAATCGTCTGAATACCCAATCGCTTTACATTGCCGAACCGCTACGCAGCGGTTCAACCCAAATCACCTGGGATGCGGGCATCGCCCGCTCCGAAAGCGATGGGAGCATCCGAGCAGGCGATCATTCCTTTGAACGCTATGCCGCGCGCCTGCAAATCCGCACCCCCCGTTCTCAGCTGCACCTGTTCGCCGGTTATCAGGACAAGTTCTTTGGCTGGCCCAACCTTTACACTCCCTTCAATGTGGATGAAACGGAATCCATCCAAACCCTGCTGCTGCTCACGGATTTTCAGCTTCAGCTCGATGCGGATTCCACACTCAGCCTTGCCGG